The nucleotide window TTCACCTCAAGAATATTACCTCCTAACTTCACCTCAGTTCTACTAATTACGCTAATAAGAGAGCTTTGGAAGAATATAAAACAATTTTTGTTTGCAGGAAATATAAGACAGTTATTAGCTTGTGAAATTACTTCTATCCATTTGCCGATCCTTTCAAACCACCACCCCTTCGACCTTTTCTTTAAATACAAGCAATGTTGGTGATTGGACCATATTCTTGTTGTGCACTAGCAAAGGCGTCATGGTTCACCGACAACGTCGTATTATCAGTAGTAGGCAGCGCCACATGAATTTTTACAACCACCGCCCTTGCCATCTTGAAACAGAGAGTATATATACAACTTAACGTACCCCAAGAATTAACCGAAGTGGAAATTTAGAAATGAGATGCACATACAACACTTAATTACCTTGTATTCTTGTGCATTAGCAAAAGCTTCATGATTCACTGGCAGCATCGTATTATCAGTACTAGCTGGTGCCATAGGGATTTCCGCAGCAAGCTCACTTCCCATTTCAGAAATATCAACTGGTACTGCACAATAAAGAATAAAAAATGCCATATGCCTGTGTGAAGAGAGAGTTTATATATATGTAGCTCACACCCCAAGAAATAACCAAAGTAGGATAAGATGCACATACAAGCTTGCTTATGACTCTTGGGCCTTCAAAATAACGTCCTATCGGTCTTGTGGGGCTCTCAAAGTTCTCTGCATTTTCTTAATATGCAATAAAATTCTCCGCAAGTTCACTTTTCCGCATTCCACACATATCTCCGCGGGCTCACTTCCTGGTAGTATAAATGGTTATCATTTCTTTGGTGACAAACAAGAGCTTGAAAACCTTGGCCTTTTGGGTGCTTCTTTACTGCTTCTTTCCAGTCCTATTTTTTGGTCGCTTAATCCATAATGGAGAGCGATCTCCATAAGAAATGGCAAGGACTGGATCATCATGCCACTGAGATCCTTACGTTGCAGCTGCAGTGACTAAATGTGTGACAGAGGCCCCCTTGTATTTCCAGCTTCTGCCATGATGAATAGGCGTTGCATGCTTCTGAGCACGCATATGCTTTGGCCCATCTGCCTTTTTCCCCATTTAATTTTTCTTCCGGGTTTTCATGCTGGTTTCTTTTTCTTTGTGTTTATTTGTTTTCCCCTTTCTCCTTTGCCATTTCTAGGTTTtgttttttcattttctttgggaAATATGTGAATTTTCCTACAAAGTGCATGAACATAAATCAGTGGCAAATTAACCCTTTTTGGAAACCACTAAAATTTTCTGTAAATTTGAATTATTTTTATtgtaaatatgattttttttaaatgtgaacattttttcaaaGTACATCGGAGTATAGGACAACATTTTTATCTCAACACATGAACACCTATCTTAACATAGGACAACATGTTTCAGGCATATCACCATATTGTCGCAATATATACATGATTGTAGCCAAGCATGTTCATTTTATTCTATTTTTTGTAAACATGAACATTTAGAAATATGAGACTAGTATTTTTTTAATATGAACATGTTCATTGAGGAATAGGACAATTTTACTTTTTGTTTCTCCCTATTTATTCACTTTAAATGGGTTTTATATATGTTTTCTTTACAATAGTAAGTAAAAATAAACTTCAGAATACAGGCCTTTCAAATCTTCTTGGGCCGGCCTACATAAGAGCACTCACGGACAGAGCTAAATTCATGTGTTCGTAAAAAAAAACTAAATTCATGTACATGTTGTTTTGGTAGGTGTGGTGTGAAAATATAACTGAGTACCAGTACATCCAAACGGTAACACTACCCTTTTTGAGTCAATGCAAAGTCGACCCACACCTCGCACGATACTGTCAGTCACCGTCCTCTGCTTTGTAAACCGGGCGATAAGCTTAACAATGCGCAAAGCAGGCACCGGGTACGACGGAGTGTGCTTCCCGATGCTTGCTTAAAATACTTGAACACCCACGGAACCATGCATGCAGTGGAGCCATCTTTGTCTTGTTAATGTATGGAGATTCAGGACTGTTGTACTGCTTTAGTTAGTATGTAGAGGTTAATTAACCACGACACAGTACTCTAAGCCGCATCTGAATCTATTCCCAAGGTCCCATCTCAGTCTTTGCTTGCTTAAAATATGTTGTTTAAATTTTGTCATACTTGTAGTATTTTGGAGTGCATTATGTTTTCAGTTTTTGTCCATAAACACGTACTGCGTTACAATTAGTTACTTTCGGGCATCCATTTCAATACTAAAAATGTTGCAATATTGATCAAATTCTACACTTTTAGAAACACCGAGAGCGACATAATCGCTCACGTTACATTTCTCACTTCTTGGTCCACCTACTCCTCAAGATATACTCCGCTGTCACTATTGTTTGCCGACACGAGGAGCGGTGTTTGCATCCGACGGTTATGCATCACTCTAAGTTTGCATGGCGTCTGTAAGCCCTGGGGGTCGCCTGTTGTTCAGTTTTCTGGTTACCccctcttcttccttctctcaATATTATTTCTCCTTCAAGCTCCCTTTCTATGATCCTCCTTCAGTCCTGATCTGTGGGCGCatgattttctttttctttttgaagaTTGCGGTGAAAATGTTGTTTTGGTATGTGTAGCATGTATAAGACTTATGTGAGTCCAGTAGTCCATCCAGTGTAGCCATttcgaaaagaaaaaaaatagtcCATCCAGTGTCTGCCTCGAGTGAATGCAAAGTAGAAGTGAACTAATGCACAGCCAGCTGCTTGGATCGACGAGGAGACAAGGCATGAAAGGTTCATGAATTGATTAATCCAACTAATATGGTAGCTTTTGTTTCAAACTGGCTGTCTGGCACGCAGTGCGGATCAACTGTGCACCAAACTGTCATGTTAATTAAACTAATACACTGTCAGCTGCTAACTGGATCGAGGAGGTGGAAAGACGGGAGATAAGCTTAACAATTCAAGCACCTGGTGGCTGGGCACCACATTGTGTTTTGTGATGCTTTTAGTGCATGAAGATTGACCATGCTCGTAGTGCTTTCGTACTACTATGAGCCCCCGGGAAGCACAATACTGTAAGCCAGCCGCATCCGATGCTATTTTTCTGCACTCCCAATGTGGCATCTCAGCCTTGGTTACATAGCAAGCTGAACCAGCTACAAAATTTCATTTGTAGAGTGACAGGAGAGGAAAAAAACATTACGTAGCAAAGCGTGCTTTCAATTTCTTCCTTCCCTCCTTCCCTGACACGGCTTGATATAAGAAAAACTGACATTTGGTGTAGACAAACTGTGACACAAAAACTTATATCTGGATCATTTATACACTAGGTTGATTCAACCATTTGACCTCTTTAAATTACATACATTCACATGCTTGTAGAGTGTTCCCTCTTCTCTCTACCTGTTCATTTCGAGACTTCTTCCAATGTAATTTGTCCCCGCGCTTTCCAAATGCAAGAAATGCCATGCTATGTGTGATCCTTTGATGCAGCCAGTGCTCCTCATAGGAGGAAGACAGGAAAAAATAAGGAGATGAAGACGAGGGGACCGGAAAGACTAGGATAAGAAAAATCATAGAGGTGTTGGCCCCGCTAAAGACGAGGGGACTGGCCCCGCGAGGAGATGGTACTCCAACAGCCATCAAATTTCAAACATCTGTAGAAAACATCAGAAATTGAACGGCACAAACATTTAGAAATACCGGATGTTCAGTGTGCTATTAGGGACACTACACAAACATTTAGAAACAGGGAACAAAAAGAATAAGTGGCCCACTGTTTTGAAAGCACTACAAAACATAGATTTGGGTCTACTTCTACCAGGGAAAACAACTAATTAGGTCTACTTACAGAAGCTAAGCACTTAACACAACTATATCTACATCCCCATTATCATCTCAGAGCAGCTCCTGAATAGGCCTATAACCAAAACTTTCTGTAGCACACTGTCAGACTTCTCCACGCTAACAAAAAAAACACCGATCTACCAGCTTTGGTATCACTTGTCACTTGAATAGTTTATTCAGCACAAGAATATTACCTCCTAACTACAACTCAGTTCCCCAGGACTCTGTCCCTCTGCCTCTCACATGCGCTAATCTGATGCAGGGTGGAAGAGGGATCACGAGCTAGCGGTGAGAAGAGGGGGCTGCAGGTTCCTGATTGATTGATGCTGCGAGAGTTCAAGGAGGAGGGGCAGATCGTACCTCTCCTTGAGCAGCAGGTACGGTCTCCACCTATTGATGATGCGGAGGAGGCCGAGGAATCTCCTCAAGTGCCCAACAATGTCTTCTCCGATCCAGGTCCTTCTACCAGAAGAGGTGAGCCCGAGATCCTGCAAACTATGTTTTCTTCTCTAATCTGTAACGCGATTTGGGCAACTATTTCCATGAAAATGAGGACACATCTTCTAACCTCTCCCCTTCTAGTATGGAGTCTTTACTTGATCTAAGGATGGTCAATGATGTCTCTCGACCACGGCTGATGTCGCTCATTATTATTTTTTGCTGTAACATGCATTATTTGTTAATTAATTCTACCTTTGTTTGTGTGTGTTCAGATGTTTCGATCCGAGGCACAGAGATTAGGTCCCCAATCAGTGCTTCACTGGGCGCCATGAGACCCCTTGTTGGGAAGCTGGATATGCTGCTGCAAGCTCCTCTTATACAAGGATGCTCCAACTCCAAGAGGGTCAAGAGGCTCATGGAGGTGATGCGCCTCCTCAAAGATGACGTTGAAAAGATGGACTCCTACCTTGATCAATTGTCAGAGGTGGACGACCCTCCTATGGCGGCCAATTGCTGGATGAATGAGGCGCGCAACCTGTCTTATGACATGGAGGATTATATTGACAGCTTAATATTTGCGCAGCCTGAGCATCCCTCCCTTGTTCCCAACAACATCAAGACATTCAGATCCGGCCTCAAATTCAGATTCTTCCTCAAATTCTTCAGTCATGCCAAGACTACCAAGACTCAGCTTGTTAGTATTGCGGAAACGCTATCAGAATTCAGGATGTATGTTCAGGAGGCGATTGAACGGCACCAGAGATACAGTCTCCATTCTTGCAGCACACTGAAGCGGTGGTTTGTGCCCGTTGGACCTACGGTTCCAGTTTCAGTGCGGTATGATGAAGAAGCGGCACACATTGTAGTCGATAGTTGGATGAGTGAGTTTATTAACTCACTGGTGGCTGACGTTGGGGAGGATCaagagcagcagcagcaccaGCAGCTCAAGGTGGTAGCTGTTCTTGGACCGTCATGTCTCGGTAAAACTACACTTGCCAAAGTGTTGTACAGCAGAATTGGGAAGCAATACCATTGTCGAGCTTTCATTCGTGTGTCTAAGAAACCCGATATGAAGAGGATTTTCCGTGACATTCTGTCACAACTCCAGCATCCGGACCCCCCACAGGATTTTAAGGAGACTGACCTCATTGATAATATCAAGATATATCTACAAAACAAAAGGTACTACtgtttttcttcatacaaaatgTTGCCATAAAACCCTGATTAATATGCAACCTCAATTCTGGCATGCTGCAGGTATCTGATTATTATTGACGATCTATGGGAAACATCAGTATGGGATATTATTAGTCATGCTTTTCCCGAGGGTAGTCGAGGCAGCACAATAGTAACAACTACACAGATCGAAGACGTTGCAGTAGCATGTAGCTGCTATCAGTCAGGGCATGTCTTTGAAATGAAACCTCTGGATGATGATCACTCAAGAAAGCTATTTTTTAACAGACTCTTTGGCTCTGAAAGTGAGTGTCCTGATGAACTGAAACAAGTATGTGATGAAATTGCTGAAATATGTGATGGTTTGCCACTAGCCACAATCAGCATAGCTAGTCTTCTACTAAGCCAGCCTGTCATGTCAAATGATTTCTTCACATACATCCATCACTCGGTAATCTCTTGTTTCTCTGCAGTGCCTACTTCTGAAAGAACTAGACAAGCACTGAATCTGAGCTACAATAATCTTCCTCGTTATTTGAAGACATGCCTGCTCTACCTTAATATGTATCCAGAGGGCTACACATTCTTAAAGGGTGATTTGGTTAAGCAATGGGTGGCTGAAGGTCTGATCTGTACAACAGAAGGGCAAGACATTGAAAAAGTTGCAGAAAGCTATTTCTATCAGCTTATTGGTAGAAGCTTCATCCAGCCGACATGTGTCAACTACTACAATGAGGTGTTGTCCTGTCAAGTGCATGACATGGTACACGATCTTATTGCGCACAAGTCTGCAGAAGAAAATTTCATCATGCCAATAGACTACAGATGTCAAAAGAATGTGTCACTTTCTCATAAGGCCCGTCGACTCTCGCTCATATTCGGTGATGCGAGATATGCCAAGACACCAGCAAACATCCGAAAATCACTAGTTCGGTCAGTTAGATTTTCTGGATTACTTGAGTCTATGCCTTGTCTTACAGAGTTCAAGCTTGTTCGTGTCCTAAACCTTCAACTAAGTGGTCAAGGCTGCCGTGATAATGATATGGCAGACCTCACTGGGATTTCAGAAATGTTTCAGCTGAGATATTTGAAGATTGCAAGCGATGTCTGCATCAAACTGCCGAACCATG belongs to Triticum urartu cultivar G1812 chromosome 7, Tu2.1, whole genome shotgun sequence and includes:
- the LOC125524978 gene encoding disease resistance protein RGA5-like isoform X1; this encodes MLREFKEEGQIVPLLEQQVRSPPIDDAEEAEESPQVPNNVFSDPGPSTRRDVSIRGTEIRSPISASLGAMRPLVGKLDMLLQAPLIQGCSNSKRVKRLMEVMRLLKDDVEKMDSYLDQLSEVDDPPMAANCWMNEARNLSYDMEDYIDSLIFAQPEHPSLVPNNIKTFRSGLKFRFFLKFFSHAKTTKTQLVSIAETLSEFRMYVQEAIERHQRYSLHSCSTLKRWFVPVGPTVPVSVRYDEEAAHIVVDSWMSEFINSLVADVGEDQEQQQHQQLKVVAVLGPSCLGKTTLAKVLYSRIGKQYHCRAFIRVSKKPDMKRIFRDILSQLQHPDPPQDFKETDLIDNIKIYLQNKRYLIIIDDLWETSVWDIISHAFPEGSRGSTIVTTTQIEDVAVACSCYQSGHVFEMKPLDDDHSRKLFFNRLFGSESECPDELKQVCDEIAEICDGLPLATISIASLLLSQPVMSNDFFTYIHHSVISCFSAVPTSERTRQALNLSYNNLPRYLKTCLLYLNMYPEGYTFLKGDLVKQWVAEGLICTTEGQDIEKVAESYFYQLIGRSFIQPTCVNYYNEVLSCQVHDMVHDLIAHKSAEENFIMPIDYRCQKNVSLSHKARRLSLIFGDARYAKTPANIRKSLVRSVRFSGLLESMPCLTEFKLVRVLNLQLSGQGCRDNDMADLTGISEMFQLRYLKIASDVCIKLPNHVLQCLGTLDITDARFAPVPWDVNFPRLLHLHMSLPVERDLLDWIDRTRSPSLMSLGKLNHLQELHLTFSSLSTFQHVAKNMEALGSLIGGHRNLKTVAVAQASSVKNTPASKTYISWDCMEPPPLLQRFEFSPHSSCIFSQVPSWVGKHGNLCILKIVVKGLPAHCADILRGLPALTALSLYVETPPDDTIIFDKAGFSVLKYFKLTFMRGIAWVNFEADAMPSLWKLKLVFDAIPPLGQQWETYAHNTALINIDYMPGLREIFTKFRGAAADLEYVSMIGVVSNHPSNPTIDVQLADSGSYGNESTEAEMTTR
- the LOC125524978 gene encoding disease resistance protein RGA5-like isoform X2, translated to MLREFKEEGQIVPLLEQQVRSPPIDDAEEAEESPQVPNNVFSDPGPSTRRDVSIRGTEIRSPISASLGAMRPLVGKLDMLLQAPLIQGCSNSKRVKRLMEVMRLLKDDVEKMDSYLDQLSEVDDPPMAANCWMNEARNLSYDMEDYIDSLIFAQPEHPSLVPNNIKTFRSGLKFRFFLKFFSHAKTTKTQLVSIAETLSEFRMYVQEAIERHQRYSLHSCSTLKRWFVPVGPTVPVSVRYDEEAAHIVVDSWMSEFINSLVADVGEDQEQQQHQQLKVVAVLGPSCLGKTTLAKVLYSRIGKQYHCRAFIRVSKKPDMKRIFRDILSQLQHPDPPQDFKETDLIDNIKIYLQNKRYLIIIDDLWETSVWDIISHAFPEGSRGSTIVTTTQIEDVAVACSCYQSGHVFEMKPLDDDHSRKLFFNRLFGSEMPTSERTRQALNLSYNNLPRYLKTCLLYLNMYPEGYTFLKGDLVKQWVAEGLICTTEGQDIEKVAESYFYQLIGRSFIQPTCVNYYNEVLSCQVHDMVHDLIAHKSAEENFIMPIDYRCQKNVSLSHKARRLSLIFGDARYAKTPANIRKSLVRSVRFSGLLESMPCLTEFKLVRVLNLQLSGQGCRDNDMADLTGISEMFQLRYLKIASDVCIKLPNHVLQCLGTLDITDARFAPVPWDVNFPRLLHLHMSLPVERDLLDWIDRTRSPSLMSLGKLNHLQELHLTFSSLSTFQHVAKNMEALGSLIGGHRNLKTVAVAQASSVKNTPASKTYISWDCMEPPPLLQRFEFSPHSSCIFSQVPSWVGKHGNLCILKIVVKGLPAHCADILRGLPALTALSLYVETPPDDTIIFDKAGFSVLKYFKLTFMRGIAWVNFEADAMPSLWKLKLVFDAIPPLGQQWETYAHNTALINIDYMPGLREIFTKFRGAAADLEYVSMIGVVSNHPSNPTIDVQLADSGSYGNESTEAEMTTR